In Leptospira koniambonensis, the following proteins share a genomic window:
- a CDS encoding ABC transporter ATP-binding protein gives MKKTESNNLLNLHGIKFYRSGTPILDGIDFQINSGEHWVLLGRNGAGKTTLVNLIYGSVWPTAGRINLFGETFGETPLQILRNKIGILDSSQQESALQKSLTVYDVLLTGFFHTIGFYRESNAWEEKEAERILEENGFGAKRNQLFRTLSSGEKKKVLFLRAMCTSPEFVILDEPCSGLDLTAREEFIDFLDEYKKNRNFTSIYITHRIDEIPPFYENAALLKSGKILFSGDIKEAFTSARLSDLYDRKVEAENRNGTWVAVTERK, from the coding sequence ATGAAGAAAACTGAATCCAATAATCTACTCAATTTACACGGAATTAAGTTTTATAGATCGGGGACTCCTATTCTGGATGGGATCGACTTTCAGATCAATTCCGGAGAACACTGGGTACTCTTAGGTCGGAATGGTGCAGGAAAAACCACGCTTGTAAATTTGATCTATGGTTCTGTTTGGCCGACTGCAGGTAGGATCAATCTTTTTGGAGAAACATTCGGAGAAACTCCACTCCAGATCTTACGAAATAAGATTGGTATCTTAGATTCTTCCCAACAAGAAAGCGCACTCCAAAAAAGTCTTACAGTTTATGATGTTCTTCTCACTGGTTTTTTTCATACCATAGGTTTTTATAGAGAATCAAATGCTTGGGAAGAAAAAGAAGCAGAACGAATTTTAGAAGAGAACGGTTTCGGCGCTAAAAGAAACCAATTATTCCGCACTCTATCATCAGGAGAAAAGAAGAAGGTACTTTTCTTAAGAGCAATGTGCACTTCTCCTGAATTTGTGATCTTAGACGAGCCTTGCTCAGGATTAGACCTAACTGCAAGAGAGGAATTTATAGACTTCTTAGATGAATATAAGAAGAATCGCAACTTCACTTCTATCTATATTACTCATAGGATCGACGAGATCCCTCCATTTTACGAAAATGCAGCTCTTCTAAAATCAGGCAAAATTTTATTTTCTGGAGATATTAAGGAAGCATTCACTTCTGCAAGACTTTCAGATCTATACGATCGTAAGGTAGAAGCAGAAAATCGAAACGGCACCTGGGTCGCAGTAACCGAGAGAAAGTAG
- a CDS encoding oxygenase MpaB family protein, with amino-acid sequence MFNRLKILKQINGLDAEKDAQKIVFLSGSYDFPQDVEISLAISFFRTFAIPSISKILNTTKRFESAGQKRYDDTALILAEFIENGLDSERGREAMRRLNQIHKEYNIKNEDFLYTLTTFIFEPDRWNQKFGWRKSTEKERLANFYLWKRIGKMMNIKNIPETYEEMLEFNLKFEKEKFRRTPDSEQVALATMKIASARIPKIPGLEYLVYNAVYSLMDNPLREAMGFPKANPIVAALTYAVLKLRAFFLRYFWPPRKTPYYVTKRNNPTYPNGYLIEELGPH; translated from the coding sequence ATGTTCAACCGTTTGAAAATATTAAAACAAATTAATGGGTTAGATGCGGAGAAGGATGCGCAGAAGATCGTATTTCTTTCTGGAAGTTATGATTTTCCTCAGGATGTGGAGATCTCCCTAGCTATTTCCTTCTTCAGGACATTTGCAATTCCTTCTATTTCTAAAATATTAAATACAACCAAACGATTTGAATCTGCAGGACAAAAAAGATACGATGATACGGCACTCATCCTCGCAGAATTTATAGAGAATGGACTGGATAGCGAAAGAGGAAGAGAAGCCATGAGAAGGCTGAACCAGATCCATAAAGAATATAATATCAAGAATGAAGATTTTCTTTATACTCTTACAACTTTCATATTCGAGCCGGATCGTTGGAACCAAAAGTTCGGTTGGAGAAAGAGCACTGAAAAAGAAAGGCTAGCCAACTTCTATCTTTGGAAACGGATCGGAAAAATGATGAATATCAAAAATATTCCGGAAACTTACGAAGAAATGTTAGAGTTCAATCTAAAATTCGAAAAGGAAAAATTCCGCCGCACTCCTGATTCAGAACAAGTTGCGCTTGCAACAATGAAGATTGCTTCTGCTAGAATTCCTAAAATCCCTGGTTTAGAATATTTGGTTTATAATGCAGTGTATTCTCTTATGGACAATCCTCTTAGAGAAGCAATGGGATTTCCGAAAGCAAATCCGATCGTTGCCGCATTGACATATGCTGTTTTGAAACTTAGAGCATTCTTCCTGCGCTATTTTTGGCCGCCTAGGAAAACTCCTTATTACGTTACCAAAAGAAATAACCCTACATATCCAAATGGATATTTGATTGAAGAGTTAGGACCACATTAG
- a CDS encoding HDOD domain-containing protein, whose product MLNPTELTETLVSGKDIELEYRFISDEDHQQIYLLLLQVLGNLDRLFLTEVVSTILKELLMNANKANAKRLFFLSEGLNINEASHYNKGMKRFLEDIIHKWDEQEKILKGSNLSVRLRAKIMNQNLIFLIENDSALLPQESERIKARLESASKFNDLSDAFLSMADSQESAGLGLVLIQLLLKNSGIGSDKFKIETDGKITRATLVIPKQIVPLDVATKLKDRILAEVDGLPPLPHTLTRIINLCNNPDSDLGVIANEIERNPAISADLLKLSNSAGFASRNKVNTIVQAVKVVGLKNVRNLLYVSGVRKIMEGRYSKLQEVWNHSNLASFFARQVSQRAGLGKLSDIAAVGALLHDLGKFILLSLDPTLFKRLASYQKHRDLSNSTILEEISTGISHPTLGAMLARKWDFPPDLVHMIEFHHRAFMATNTIYTDLVDSVYVANMMCDYLDKKTSYYAADSSILKKFQLDDKAKFEETCEKLAKAYVIANEEN is encoded by the coding sequence ATGCTAAATCCGACAGAACTCACAGAAACTCTCGTCTCTGGAAAAGATATCGAACTGGAATATAGATTTATTTCGGACGAGGACCACCAGCAGATATATCTCCTACTACTTCAGGTTTTAGGAAACCTGGACAGGTTATTTCTTACGGAAGTGGTTTCTACCATTCTAAAAGAACTATTGATGAATGCGAATAAAGCGAACGCCAAGAGGCTTTTCTTCCTGAGTGAGGGGCTGAATATTAACGAGGCATCTCATTATAATAAAGGGATGAAACGTTTTCTGGAAGATATCATTCATAAATGGGATGAACAGGAAAAGATACTCAAAGGTTCCAATCTATCTGTCCGTCTTCGCGCAAAGATCATGAATCAGAACCTGATCTTTTTGATCGAAAATGATTCGGCACTTCTCCCACAAGAATCAGAAAGGATAAAAGCTAGATTAGAATCTGCAAGTAAATTCAATGATCTATCAGATGCATTTCTTTCCATGGCGGATAGCCAAGAAAGCGCGGGCCTTGGACTTGTACTCATACAGTTATTACTAAAAAACTCAGGCATAGGCTCTGATAAATTTAAGATAGAAACAGATGGAAAGATCACAAGAGCTACCTTAGTGATACCAAAACAAATTGTTCCATTGGATGTTGCTACAAAACTCAAAGACAGGATCTTGGCAGAAGTAGACGGACTTCCCCCTCTTCCTCATACTCTTACAAGGATAATAAATCTTTGTAACAATCCTGATTCAGATCTCGGTGTGATCGCAAACGAAATAGAAAGAAACCCTGCCATCAGTGCTGATCTTCTTAAACTTTCTAACTCAGCAGGTTTCGCGAGTAGGAATAAGGTAAATACAATCGTCCAAGCTGTTAAGGTTGTGGGACTGAAGAACGTCCGAAATCTTTTGTATGTATCAGGCGTGCGAAAGATCATGGAAGGAAGATATTCTAAACTACAAGAAGTATGGAATCATTCCAACCTTGCGAGTTTTTTCGCGAGGCAGGTTTCTCAAAGAGCGGGACTCGGAAAACTTTCTGATATCGCTGCAGTCGGTGCCTTACTCCATGATTTAGGAAAATTCATTTTGCTTTCATTGGATCCAACATTATTCAAACGTTTGGCATCTTACCAAAAGCATAGAGATCTTTCCAATTCCACGATCTTAGAAGAAATTTCTACAGGTATTTCTCATCCAACTCTGGGAGCAATGCTTGCCAGAAAATGGGATTTCCCTCCGGACCTTGTTCATATGATCGAATTTCATCATAGAGCCTTCATGGCAACTAACACGATTTATACGGATTTAGTTGATTCTGTATACGTCGCAAATATGATGTGCGATTATCTGGATAAAAAAACCAGCTATTATGCAGCTGACTCGAGTATACTAAAAAAATTCCAGTTAGATGATAAGGCAAAGTTCGAAGAGACCTGCGAAAAATTAGCAAAGGCCTACGTGATCGCGAATGAAGAAAACTGA
- a CDS encoding type II toxin-antitoxin system antitoxin SocA domain-containing protein yields MEKLLEVISFILQRSPRGRNRQELAKLVYLSDGVFFQKYAKVITEQKYIHLEDSPYPMELNQALLHLKENRLIDVTPKLTETGISGYLLTWVGTEHEDEIDLNRQEKRILRKVLENFKGSVYDENRVYPNLYENYVITPLFSEIKFSKETINTKIHFFKRKTLLNISGKIFKVLFSE; encoded by the coding sequence ATGGAAAAGCTGCTCGAAGTCATCTCCTTTATACTCCAAAGATCTCCGCGAGGAAGAAACCGTCAGGAACTTGCAAAACTGGTTTATCTTTCTGACGGAGTATTCTTCCAAAAATACGCCAAAGTGATTACGGAGCAAAAGTACATCCATTTGGAAGACTCTCCTTATCCGATGGAATTAAATCAGGCACTTCTTCACCTGAAAGAAAATCGTCTAATAGATGTGACCCCAAAATTGACCGAGACCGGGATCTCGGGTTATTTATTAACCTGGGTCGGAACGGAGCATGAGGACGAGATAGACCTGAACCGCCAAGAAAAAAGAATTCTTCGCAAGGTCCTGGAAAATTTCAAAGGAAGTGTTTACGACGAAAATAGAGTGTATCCGAATTTATATGAGAATTACGTGATCACTCCCCTTTTCTCGGAAATTAAGTTTAGCAAAGAAACTATTAACACGAAAATCCATTTCTTTAAGAGAAAAACGCTTTTGAATATTTCGGGCAAAATATTTAAGGTACTTTTTAGCGAGTAA
- the topA gene encoding type I DNA topoisomerase — MSVLVIVESPTKVKTISSYLGKEYKVLATFGHILDLPTDRIGIKIEKDFEPEYVPLKGKKKVLSSILKEAKSHSSILIATDPDREGEFIGYILAQKLGKKANIARIRFQEIQKDKILQAISEPDEIDLDLVDSQKARRILDRLIGYKVSPFLWRAVSGEGLSAGRVQSVALKWICEREEEIRSFIPVTTWLVSATVFYGSGENDKIIFYPKRDPFSTQKEASGFLGSILKKTKVLEIAERKEKLGETLPPPPFTTATLQQEAFRVLKFPASKTMKLAQELYEGTDLGKGKSQGLITYMRTDSVRMSEDARDSIRRKIASKFGKEFISDKIQTYRLKKTKGKSQDAHEAIRPVDVFLEPSFVFDVTDRNLSKDSKKLYELIWKRAIASQMKPETWKRLEFIANGGGEVWEGEKLFTIDPGYKKIYNISSDILPTWKKGESLTPEPWEIQEKTTEPPSRYTEASLVSKLEKEGIGRPSTFASILETLYKRKYVYSEKGKLYSETLGERVNAFLQAAFADLFREKFTSEMEQKLDSIASGEESRSKVLSEFYSVLDTQLKKTNITAINKQLKERPKTPKYGICPVCKEGERVRKKSSKKKEYYICSRFPACDYAEYL; from the coding sequence ATGTCTGTCCTAGTAATCGTAGAATCTCCTACCAAAGTTAAAACAATCTCTTCCTATTTGGGAAAAGAATATAAGGTGCTCGCCACCTTCGGGCATATTTTGGATCTTCCTACGGATCGTATCGGGATCAAAATAGAAAAAGATTTTGAGCCTGAATATGTTCCTCTCAAAGGAAAAAAGAAAGTCCTATCTTCTATCTTAAAAGAAGCAAAGTCTCATTCTTCCATACTCATCGCAACCGACCCGGATAGAGAAGGAGAATTTATAGGATATATCCTGGCCCAAAAATTAGGGAAGAAGGCGAATATCGCCCGAATTCGTTTCCAAGAAATACAGAAGGATAAAATTTTACAGGCAATTTCGGAACCTGATGAGATCGATCTGGATCTAGTAGATTCTCAAAAAGCAAGAAGGATCTTAGATCGGCTGATTGGATATAAGGTCAGTCCATTTTTATGGAGAGCAGTAAGTGGAGAGGGTCTGTCAGCAGGAAGAGTGCAGTCAGTCGCTTTAAAATGGATCTGCGAAAGAGAAGAAGAGATCCGCAGTTTTATTCCAGTCACCACTTGGCTTGTTTCCGCAACAGTATTTTATGGATCCGGAGAGAATGATAAGATCATTTTTTATCCTAAAAGAGACCCATTTTCTACTCAAAAAGAAGCATCTGGATTTTTGGGTTCTATATTAAAAAAAACGAAAGTATTAGAGATTGCGGAAAGAAAAGAGAAGTTAGGAGAAACTTTACCTCCACCTCCTTTTACTACTGCAACTTTACAGCAAGAAGCGTTTAGAGTCTTAAAATTTCCTGCATCCAAAACAATGAAACTGGCCCAAGAATTATATGAGGGAACAGATCTAGGAAAAGGAAAGTCCCAAGGACTCATCACCTATATGAGGACTGATTCAGTCCGGATGAGCGAAGATGCGAGAGATTCCATTCGTAGAAAAATAGCTTCAAAATTCGGAAAAGAATTCATATCAGATAAAATCCAAACATATAGGCTCAAAAAAACAAAAGGGAAATCACAGGATGCTCATGAAGCAATCCGTCCTGTGGATGTTTTTTTAGAACCTTCTTTTGTATTCGATGTTACTGATCGTAATCTAAGTAAAGATTCCAAAAAATTATACGAACTGATCTGGAAACGAGCAATCGCTTCTCAGATGAAACCTGAAACATGGAAAAGATTAGAGTTTATAGCAAACGGAGGAGGAGAAGTTTGGGAAGGAGAAAAACTTTTTACAATCGATCCAGGTTATAAGAAGATCTATAATATAAGCTCAGACATTCTCCCCACTTGGAAAAAAGGAGAAAGTTTAACTCCTGAGCCTTGGGAGATCCAAGAAAAAACCACAGAACCTCCTTCCAGATATACAGAAGCTAGTCTTGTCTCCAAGCTCGAAAAGGAAGGGATCGGCAGACCTTCTACATTCGCTTCTATTCTGGAAACATTATACAAAAGAAAGTATGTGTATTCTGAAAAAGGAAAATTATATTCGGAAACTCTGGGAGAAAGAGTGAATGCATTCTTGCAGGCAGCGTTCGCTGATCTGTTCAGAGAAAAATTCACTTCTGAAATGGAACAAAAATTAGATTCTATTGCTTCTGGAGAAGAAAGCAGATCTAAGGTTCTTTCTGAATTTTATTCAGTCTTAGATACTCAATTAAAGAAAACGAATATAACCGCCATCAATAAGCAGCTAAAAGAAAGACCAAAAACTCCCAAATATGGAATTTGTCCTGTATGTAAAGAAGGGGAGAGAGTTAGAAAAAAATCATCTAAAAAGAAAGAATATTATATCTGTTCTCGATTTCCCGCCTGCGACTACGCGGAGTATCTATAA
- the panD gene encoding aspartate 1-decarboxylase — translation MLITVCKGKIHRATVTDADLNYEGSLTVDMDLVDAAGMFPYEKVSVVNVNNGSRFETYLIEGKRGSGEICLNGAAARLGMKGDKVIIISYGSLEEKDLPKGYKPQVVLVDDKNHIKKA, via the coding sequence ATGCTCATCACTGTTTGTAAAGGTAAAATCCATAGAGCCACCGTAACCGACGCGGACCTTAATTACGAGGGAAGCCTGACGGTAGATATGGATTTGGTAGATGCCGCTGGAATGTTTCCTTATGAAAAAGTTTCTGTTGTGAATGTAAACAACGGATCCAGATTCGAGACATATCTGATCGAAGGCAAACGAGGTTCTGGGGAGATCTGTTTGAACGGCGCTGCTGCCCGTCTCGGAATGAAAGGAGACAAAGTAATTATCATCTCCTACGGCTCCTTGGAAGAAAAAGACCTTCCAAAAGGTTATAAACCACAAGTCGTTCTCGTAGACGACAAGAACCATATCAAAAAAGCCTAA
- a CDS encoding type II toxin-antitoxin system HicB family antitoxin, translating to MEYPVIIEKGPTNFGAYVPDLPGCVAVGETEEEVTKLIKEAIEFHLDGLRKDGEPIPAPSRVTLVSV from the coding sequence ATGGAATATCCAGTTATCATTGAAAAAGGCCCAACAAACTTTGGAGCCTACGTTCCAGATCTGCCTGGTTGTGTTGCAGTCGGAGAGACAGAAGAAGAAGTTACAAAACTAATCAAAGAAGCTATTGAGTTTCATTTAGATGGATTGAGAAAAGACGGAGAACCTATTCCCGCCCCCTCGAGGGTAACACTCGTATCCGTATAA
- the lipB gene encoding lipoyl(octanoyl) transferase LipB, whose protein sequence is MTSSSFSINNTSVQAFSLKNPLPYEDYVLFQEKSRQNRRESILFLEHPLTITGGINYNIDNLLRNEDFLSDHGISLQYIKRGGDYTAHEPGQIVTYVHLDLKKREISISEFLDWVLESAIYSTKIVWGLDLVKNPNAPGLYLSTSPNRKILSMGVLFKSWFTSYGIALNVSNDFSAFQCIHPCGQDWKSMISVSQLGLPSGEDKKKEWIQAFQSKFLENLRPIKDKIRT, encoded by the coding sequence ATGACTTCGAGCAGCTTTTCCATAAATAATACGAGTGTGCAGGCTTTTTCCCTGAAAAATCCCCTTCCGTATGAAGATTACGTCCTCTTCCAGGAAAAGTCCCGGCAAAATAGAAGGGAATCGATTCTATTTTTGGAACACCCTCTTACGATTACCGGGGGGATCAATTATAATATCGACAATCTTCTCCGAAATGAGGACTTCCTTTCTGATCACGGGATCTCTCTTCAATACATAAAAAGAGGAGGAGATTATACCGCCCATGAGCCCGGACAGATCGTTACCTATGTACATTTGGACTTAAAAAAAAGAGAAATTTCTATATCAGAATTTTTGGATTGGGTCCTGGAATCTGCAATTTATTCCACAAAGATTGTTTGGGGTTTGGATCTTGTAAAAAATCCGAATGCTCCTGGGCTTTATCTTTCCACTTCTCCGAATCGCAAAATTCTTTCCATGGGGGTTTTGTTCAAGTCCTGGTTCACTAGTTACGGGATTGCTCTCAATGTTTCTAATGATTTTTCCGCATTTCAGTGCATCCACCCTTGCGGGCAGGACTGGAAATCCATGATTTCGGTCTCTCAGCTGGGACTTCCAAGCGGAGAAGATAAGAAGAAGGAATGGATCCAAGCTTTTCAGTCCAAATTCCTGGAAAATTTAAGGCCGATTAAAGACAAGATCCGCACCTAA
- a CDS encoding STAS domain-containing protein, translating to MEIHTTKLGHILKVTPKGVLDSYSAFDLVRFIKTRWEEGERLVLVNSRLVEYIEEDGISALVELKNFFEKFGGNIAFSDWNEEGLLVLGLFGLNKSSHFFAHEKEAEVWLSSLKIEDRRTLSEKSESISSLRQTKPIQFYSSPSSSLSKSDVYVPEISTVPIPGQEPVEKTKIGKDLDHSLEQARNIQERILYCESCRARLRIKTLGRHQCPNCRIQFDVSRTGGVRYLEKLLG from the coding sequence TTGGAAATTCATACTACAAAACTGGGACATATATTGAAGGTAACTCCTAAGGGAGTTCTTGATTCTTATTCTGCATTCGATCTGGTGCGTTTTATTAAAACTCGCTGGGAAGAAGGGGAAAGACTTGTTCTAGTCAATTCTCGTCTTGTGGAATATATAGAAGAAGATGGGATTTCCGCACTTGTAGAATTAAAAAACTTTTTCGAAAAATTCGGCGGCAATATTGCATTTAGCGATTGGAATGAAGAAGGTTTACTGGTTTTAGGATTATTCGGTTTGAATAAGAGCTCCCACTTCTTTGCTCATGAAAAAGAAGCAGAAGTCTGGCTATCCTCTTTGAAAATTGAAGATAGAAGGACCTTGTCCGAGAAATCGGAAAGTATTTCTTCTCTCAGACAAACTAAACCGATCCAGTTTTATTCTAGTCCTTCTTCTAGTCTCAGCAAGTCAGACGTGTATGTTCCTGAGATAAGTACTGTTCCTATTCCTGGACAAGAACCTGTAGAGAAGACTAAGATCGGAAAAGATCTGGATCATTCTTTGGAGCAGGCAAGAAATATCCAGGAAAGGATCTTATACTGCGAATCTTGCAGAGCAAGACTTAGGATCAAAACTCTTGGTCGCCATCAATGTCCTAATTGCCGAATTCAGTTTGACGTGAGTCGCACCGGTGGAGTTCGATACTTGGAGAAACTATTAGGTTAG
- the murJ gene encoding murein biosynthesis integral membrane protein MurJ: MSQAARRSFALSFYTLISRILGVFRDHFMAVSFGTGTVASAFVVAYRLPNMFRNLLAEGTLSQSFMPLYSDSNKEGLEAARRMSGAVLSFLFLVLLAFVLLVFTFTPWFVPILSGGNPEQTGYIVEFTYILFFLIVTASLSSIYMAISNVKNRFFVPSLSPIILNLSYLIVFLGIFPFVDWDLLTKARILCFGIVAGGVVQLLVQSWYVSKNGEGPIFSFNYKHPAISKIFKLMLPAAIGGGFYQLGLLVDVGLAIRVQNDNPGLGAVVSLDYAQRLVQLPTGIIGVALATTTLPALLSSLKQNKHSEVPKEMLGVLGFAIFLTAPAAIGMGILTGPILDSIYYGGRWGHLATETAILPLVFYSLAVPFYSMNKVLISTYYAFQDTKTPLLVQASTFILNLALNLSLIFYLKHSAIALSSAVSTVVTWTLLSSYLRKHKVTFPWEGFLSKIVKLILPLLGMAAFLFFYKEVVHPQALAFLSEKGLSYANSSRISLCAAVLPGMSIFFLISLLFGIEEIRLIAGKIFRKK, encoded by the coding sequence TTGTCCCAAGCAGCCAGAAGAAGTTTCGCTCTTTCTTTTTACACCCTCATTTCCAGAATTTTAGGAGTGTTCCGAGACCATTTTATGGCCGTGTCTTTCGGGACAGGCACAGTGGCCTCTGCATTCGTAGTCGCATATAGGTTACCTAATATGTTTCGGAACCTACTAGCGGAAGGGACTCTTTCCCAGTCTTTTATGCCGCTCTATTCTGATTCAAATAAGGAAGGTTTAGAAGCTGCGAGAAGAATGAGTGGTGCTGTATTAAGTTTTCTTTTCTTAGTCCTTCTCGCTTTTGTATTATTGGTATTCACCTTCACTCCATGGTTTGTTCCGATACTATCTGGCGGAAACCCTGAACAGACAGGGTATATAGTAGAATTTACTTATATTCTATTTTTCTTAATTGTAACTGCTAGTCTTTCATCAATTTATATGGCGATTTCTAATGTAAAAAATCGCTTTTTTGTTCCTTCTCTTTCTCCAATAATATTGAATTTAAGTTACCTTATTGTCTTTTTGGGAATTTTTCCATTTGTTGACTGGGATTTACTGACCAAAGCTAGAATACTTTGTTTTGGGATTGTTGCCGGAGGAGTTGTGCAATTATTAGTGCAATCCTGGTATGTTTCTAAAAATGGAGAAGGCCCAATCTTCTCCTTTAATTATAAACATCCAGCAATTTCTAAAATTTTCAAGTTGATGCTACCTGCTGCGATAGGAGGAGGCTTTTATCAACTTGGTTTGTTAGTGGACGTTGGTCTTGCAATCCGGGTCCAGAACGACAATCCTGGGCTTGGGGCTGTGGTCAGTTTAGATTATGCACAGAGACTAGTGCAACTTCCTACAGGTATCATAGGTGTTGCACTTGCTACTACAACTCTGCCTGCGTTACTTTCTTCCTTAAAACAAAACAAACATTCTGAGGTTCCTAAGGAAATGTTGGGAGTTTTGGGATTTGCTATTTTTTTAACAGCTCCTGCCGCTATAGGAATGGGTATTTTGACAGGACCGATCTTGGATTCCATTTATTATGGAGGAAGATGGGGTCATCTAGCTACGGAAACTGCAATTTTACCGTTAGTTTTTTATTCTCTTGCAGTTCCGTTTTACAGTATGAACAAAGTTTTAATTTCTACCTATTATGCTTTTCAAGATACTAAAACTCCCTTATTAGTTCAGGCGTCTACATTCATTCTTAATCTTGCATTGAATCTTTCTCTGATATTCTATCTAAAACATTCTGCAATCGCATTGTCTTCCGCGGTATCGACAGTAGTGACCTGGACCTTACTTTCCAGTTATTTAAGAAAACATAAGGTAACTTTTCCTTGGGAAGGATTTCTTTCTAAAATTGTAAAATTGATCCTGCCACTTTTAGGAATGGCTGCATTTTTATTTTTTTATAAAGAAGTGGTCCATCCTCAGGCATTGGCTTTTCTCTCCGAAAAAGGCCTAAGTTACGCGAATTCTTCCAGGATCTCTCTTTGCGCCGCAGTCCTCCCAGGGATGTCAATTTTTTTCCTGATCAGTCTGCTTTTCGGTATAGAAGAGATAAGGTTAATAGCTGGAAAAATATTTCGTAAGAAGTAA
- a CDS encoding LIC_12071 family protein yields the protein MQIFKHILFFILALLICEGIAAGASAWSFLESSLASFEQIKNLSDQRARDTIGAISKSSEGKLSKDRLEDLNFAFTRLVKVTSGDKEGFIISEISMTDDSGVVLASSNEDYVSDARAKRKPEPKFLSTNYTAAHHLRKWQIGTPILLGDKNTFQNDKLMQIVSPYFPEISEPSVLLSMAVYHPEKLERVASLHMKYERGNFAHFVKIQTELFWWTLQNNAIIALICALILGFAHLLIKSVRTSFTQDGRYIADPSAPPLWEKVDFAQTQGPIRWRENVSSTPSYQSQNPAPATSYAPAAQAVSAPSTAQAVNREKAEIIDAIYLG from the coding sequence GTGCAAATTTTCAAACATATTCTATTTTTCATTTTAGCACTTTTGATTTGCGAAGGGATCGCTGCAGGAGCCTCTGCATGGTCCTTTTTGGAATCTTCTCTTGCATCCTTTGAGCAGATCAAAAATCTTTCGGACCAAAGAGCCAGAGATACAATCGGTGCTATTTCTAAATCTAGCGAAGGAAAATTAAGCAAAGACAGATTAGAAGATCTGAATTTTGCATTCACAAGACTTGTGAAAGTGACTTCTGGAGATAAAGAGGGATTTATCATTTCCGAGATCAGTATGACTGATGATTCAGGAGTAGTTCTTGCATCTTCTAACGAAGATTATGTGTCTGATGCGAGAGCGAAAAGAAAGCCAGAACCTAAGTTTTTATCTACTAATTATACAGCTGCACATCATTTGAGAAAATGGCAGATTGGAACTCCAATTCTTTTGGGAGATAAGAATACTTTTCAGAATGATAAATTGATGCAGATTGTTTCTCCTTATTTCCCTGAAATTTCTGAACCAAGTGTTCTTCTTTCCATGGCGGTGTATCATCCAGAAAAATTGGAAAGAGTGGCTTCTCTTCATATGAAATATGAAAGAGGAAATTTTGCACATTTTGTAAAGATACAGACTGAACTTTTCTGGTGGACCTTGCAGAATAACGCGATCATCGCCCTTATTTGTGCTCTTATATTAGGATTTGCTCATTTACTCATTAAGAGTGTTCGCACTTCTTTTACTCAGGACGGAAGATATATTGCAGATCCTTCTGCACCTCCTTTATGGGAGAAGGTTGATTTTGCACAAACTCAAGGGCCTATTCGTTGGAGAGAAAATGTTTCTTCTACTCCTTCTTACCAAAGCCAAAATCCGGCGCCTGCTACAAGCTATGCTCCGGCTGCGCAAGCGGTTTCGGCTCCTTCTACTGCGCAAGCAGTCAATCGTGAGAAAGCGGAAATTATAGACGCTATTTATCTAGGATAA